The Candidatus Eisenbacteria bacterium genome has a window encoding:
- the rplN gene encoding 50S ribosomal protein L14, whose protein sequence is MIQAETVLDVADNSGARKVLCIKVLGGSKRKYASVGDVIVVSVKEAIPNAKVKKGEVMKAVVVRTAKEIGRKDGSYIRFDTNSAVLIDNAREPVGTRIFGPVARELRAKKFMKIISLAPEVL, encoded by the coding sequence ATGATCCAGGCCGAGACGGTGCTCGACGTCGCCGACAACTCGGGGGCCCGCAAGGTCCTCTGCATCAAGGTCCTCGGCGGGAGCAAGCGGAAGTACGCCAGCGTGGGTGACGTCATCGTCGTCTCGGTGAAGGAAGCGATCCCCAACGCGAAGGTGAAGAAGGGCGAGGTCATGAAAGCGGTGGTCGTCCGGACCGCGAAGGAGATCGGCCGCAAGGACGGCTCCTACATCCGGTTCGACACGAACTCGGCGGTGCTCATCGACAACGCGCGCGAGCCGGTCGGGACCCGCATCTTCGGACCGGTCGCCCGCGAGCTGCGAGCGAAGAAGTTCATGAAGATCATCTCGCTCGCGCCGGAGGTGCTGTGA
- the rpsG gene encoding 30S ribosomal protein S7, which translates to MPRKGEVKRRDILPDPKFNDRLVTKFINSMMNGGKKSVVEGIFYRALDIVGERSKEDAVGVFRRALDQVKPTVEVRSRRVGGANYQVPSEVRPTRRTSLGMRWIVQNARLRPEKSMVQKLAGEILDAAAGRGGAMKKKEDTHRMAEANKAFAHYRW; encoded by the coding sequence ATGCCGCGCAAAGGCGAAGTCAAACGCAGGGACATCCTCCCGGATCCCAAGTTCAACGACCGGCTCGTCACGAAGTTCATCAACAGCATGATGAACGGCGGGAAGAAGAGCGTCGTCGAGGGGATCTTCTATCGCGCGCTCGACATCGTGGGCGAGCGCTCGAAAGAGGACGCGGTCGGCGTGTTCCGGCGCGCGCTCGATCAGGTGAAGCCGACGGTCGAGGTGCGCTCCCGGCGCGTCGGCGGTGCGAACTACCAGGTGCCGTCCGAGGTGCGTCCCACCCGACGGACGTCGCTCGGCATGCGCTGGATCGTCCAGAACGCCCGTCTGCGCCCGGAGAAGTCCATGGTCCAGAAGCTCGCGGGCGAGATCCTCGATGCCGCGGCGGGTCGCGGCGGCGCCATGAAGAAGAAGGAGGACACGCACCGGATGGCGGAGGCGAACAAGGCCTTCGCCCACTATCGCTGGTAG
- the rpsQ gene encoding 30S ribosomal protein S17, producing the protein MSGRRKHREGLVVSNKMDKTVVVIVERLVRHARYEKYLRQRERYKAHDEQNRCQIGDRVRLIETRPLSRGKRWAVEAILSRSEALADVIAAAEAEKKAAQAAAKAAEPTP; encoded by the coding sequence ATGAGCGGGCGACGAAAGCATCGCGAAGGCCTCGTGGTGTCGAACAAGATGGACAAGACGGTCGTCGTGATCGTCGAACGACTGGTGCGCCACGCGCGCTACGAGAAGTACCTGCGGCAGCGCGAGCGCTACAAGGCGCACGACGAGCAGAACCGCTGCCAGATCGGCGATCGCGTACGGCTGATCGAGACCCGGCCGCTGTCGCGCGGCAAGCGCTGGGCGGTCGAGGCCATCCTGTCGCGGAGCGAGGCCCTGGCCGACGTGATCGCGGCGGCCGAGGCCGAGAAGAAGGCCGCCCAGGCGGCCGCGAAGGCGGCGGAGCCGACCCCATGA
- the rpsC gene encoding 30S ribosomal protein S3, producing MGQKVHPKGFRLNVTEGWDSRWYARREYTDLLHEDVKVRNFLKKRLYHAGVSKIEIERAANKAKINIHTARPGIVIGKKGAEIEKLKQELQKLTAKETFINIHEVRRPDVDAQLAAENVALQLERRVAFRRAMKEAVARAMRMGALGVRIQSSGRLGGSEIARCEWYREGRVPLHTLRADVNFGFAEAKTTYGVIGVKVWIFRGEVLTRQEEEQRAALGV from the coding sequence GTGGGTCAGAAAGTTCATCCGAAAGGCTTTCGCCTGAACGTCACCGAGGGTTGGGACTCGCGCTGGTATGCGCGCCGCGAGTACACCGACCTGCTCCACGAGGACGTGAAGGTCCGCAACTTCCTGAAGAAGCGCCTCTACCACGCCGGCGTCTCGAAGATCGAGATCGAGCGCGCCGCGAACAAGGCGAAGATCAACATCCACACGGCGCGGCCCGGCATCGTCATCGGCAAGAAGGGCGCCGAGATCGAGAAGCTGAAGCAGGAGCTCCAGAAGCTCACCGCCAAGGAGACGTTCATCAACATCCACGAGGTGCGCCGGCCGGACGTCGACGCGCAGCTCGCGGCCGAGAACGTCGCCCTCCAGCTCGAGCGCCGCGTCGCGTTCCGGCGCGCGATGAAGGAAGCGGTCGCGCGGGCCATGCGCATGGGCGCACTCGGCGTCCGCATCCAGTCGTCGGGTCGTCTGGGCGGCTCCGAAATCGCGCGCTGCGAGTGGTACCGCGAGGGGCGTGTGCCGCTGCACACGCTGCGGGCCGACGTGAATTTCGGCTTCGCCGAAGCGAAGACCACCTACGGCGTCATCGGCGTCAAGGTGTGGATCTTCCGCGGCGAGGTGCTCACGCGTCAGGAGGAGGAGCAGCGCGCCGCGCTCGGCGTGTAG
- the rpmC gene encoding 50S ribosomal protein L29, with protein sequence MKASDLRNLTVDELRVRERELVDEIFHLRLRRATAQLTNPTKLRESRRTLARVKTLLGERARAAQGVSAK encoded by the coding sequence ATGAAGGCGAGCGACCTCCGCAACCTCACGGTCGACGAGCTGCGCGTGCGCGAGCGCGAGCTCGTCGACGAGATCTTTCACCTCCGGCTTCGTCGCGCGACGGCGCAGCTCACCAACCCGACGAAGCTCCGCGAGAGCCGTCGCACGCTCGCGCGTGTGAAGACGCTCCTCGGCGAGCGGGCGCGGGCGGCCCAGGGAGTGTCGGCGAAATGA
- the rplE gene encoding 50S ribosomal protein L5, producing the protein MPARMRERYKTDVVPGLMRDLGYTNVLQVPKLEKIVLNMGLGEAVQNPKIIDSAVEEMTAISGQKPVVTKARKAISNFKLRENIAIGVMVTLRGERMYEFLDRFVSAALPRVRDFKGVPDRAFDGRGNYSIGLREQTIFPEINLDKVDKIKGLTVTICTSARSDAEGKALLRALGMPFRA; encoded by the coding sequence ATGCCGGCACGAATGCGCGAACGCTACAAGACGGACGTGGTGCCCGGGCTCATGCGGGACCTGGGGTACACGAACGTCCTCCAGGTGCCGAAGCTCGAGAAGATCGTGCTCAACATGGGGCTCGGCGAGGCCGTGCAGAACCCGAAGATCATCGACTCGGCGGTCGAGGAGATGACGGCGATCTCGGGGCAGAAGCCGGTCGTCACCAAGGCACGCAAGGCCATCTCGAACTTCAAGCTGCGCGAGAACATCGCGATCGGGGTCATGGTGACGCTGCGCGGGGAGCGGATGTACGAGTTCCTCGACCGCTTCGTGTCCGCGGCGCTCCCGCGGGTCCGCGACTTCAAGGGCGTGCCCGATCGCGCGTTCGACGGCCGCGGGAACTACTCGATCGGCCTGCGCGAGCAGACGATCTTCCCCGAGATCAACCTGGACAAGGTCGACAAGATCAAGGGACTCACGGTGACCATCTGCACGAGCGCCCGCAGCGACGCGGAGGGCAAGGCGCTGCTCCGTGCGCTGGGCATGCCCTTCCGCGCGTAG
- a CDS encoding 50S ribosomal protein L23, with translation MNAVDVIKGPIVTEKGTLVNEQANQVVFRVDARANKVEIRSAVEQLFKVKVEKVCTTRVLGKTRRVGRHAGRRPSWKKAYVTLAEGNRIDFFEGA, from the coding sequence ATGAACGCCGTCGACGTCATCAAGGGCCCGATCGTGACCGAGAAGGGCACGCTCGTGAACGAGCAGGCGAATCAGGTCGTCTTCCGGGTCGACGCGCGCGCAAACAAGGTCGAGATCCGCTCGGCGGTCGAACAGCTCTTCAAGGTGAAGGTCGAGAAGGTCTGCACGACGCGCGTGCTCGGCAAGACGCGGCGGGTCGGCCGCCATGCGGGACGGCGCCCCAGCTGGAAGAAGGCGTACGTGACCCTCGCCGAGGGCAACCGCATCGACTTCTTCGAGGGAGCCTGA
- the rplX gene encoding 50S ribosomal protein L24, whose amino-acid sequence MALQRLRKDDTVIVIAGRERGKTGKVLRVLRETDRVIVERLNVMKRHLKPRGQVAGGIVEKEAGIHVSNVQLLCARCGKPARVGARRLEDGHGVRICRRCGDQLDKA is encoded by the coding sequence ATGGCGCTGCAGCGCCTGCGCAAAGACGACACCGTGATCGTGATCGCCGGCCGCGAGCGCGGCAAGACCGGCAAGGTCCTGCGCGTGCTCCGTGAGACGGACCGCGTGATCGTCGAGCGCCTGAACGTGATGAAGCGGCACTTGAAGCCGCGCGGCCAGGTGGCCGGCGGCATCGTCGAGAAGGAGGCCGGCATCCACGTCTCCAACGTGCAGCTCCTGTGCGCGCGCTGCGGGAAGCCCGCCCGCGTCGGCGCGCGGCGACTCGAGGACGGCCACGGCGTGCGGATCTGCCGGCGCTGCGGCGATCAACTGGACAAGGCCTGA
- the rpsJ gene encoding 30S ribosomal protein S10 → MNEKIRIRLRAYDHRLLDQSVREIVDTVRRTGGRVAGPIPLPTHIERFTVNRSPHVDKKSREQFEIRTHKRLLDILEPTQQTIDALGKLDLAAGVDVEIKLQ, encoded by the coding sequence ATGAACGAAAAGATCCGCATCAGGCTCCGCGCCTACGACCACCGGCTGCTCGACCAGTCGGTGCGCGAGATCGTGGACACGGTTCGTCGCACGGGCGGCCGTGTCGCCGGCCCCATTCCGCTCCCGACGCACATCGAGCGGTTCACCGTGAACCGCTCGCCGCACGTCGACAAGAAGTCGCGCGAGCAGTTCGAGATCCGCACCCACAAGCGCCTGCTCGACATCCTCGAGCCGACGCAGCAGACGATCGACGCCCTGGGCAAGCTCGACCTCGCCGCCGGCGTCGACGTGGAGATCAAGCTCCAGTAG
- the rpsS gene encoding 30S ribosomal protein S19: protein MARSVKKGPFVDLHLLKKVQGMVASGEKRVVKTWSRRSTITPDMVGFTFAVHNGTKFIPVFVTENAVGHKLGEFSPTRMFHGHSGDRKAKVEGAAAPGAPTAPGAPAAGAPPRRG from the coding sequence GTGGCACGCTCGGTCAAGAAGGGTCCGTTCGTGGACCTCCACCTCCTGAAGAAGGTTCAGGGGATGGTCGCCTCGGGCGAGAAGCGCGTGGTGAAGACCTGGTCGCGCCGCTCGACGATCACCCCGGACATGGTCGGGTTCACGTTCGCCGTGCACAACGGAACGAAATTCATCCCGGTGTTCGTCACCGAGAACGCCGTCGGGCACAAGCTCGGCGAGTTCTCGCCGACGCGCATGTTCCACGGTCACTCGGGTGACCGCAAGGCCAAGGTCGAGGGCGCCGCGGCGCCGGGCGCTCCGACCGCGCCGGGCGCGCCGGCCGCCGGTGCGCCGCCGAGGCGAGGCTAG
- the fusA gene encoding elongation factor G, whose amino-acid sequence MARPAPLERTRNIGIMAHIDAGKTTTTERILYYTGISYKIGEVHEGTAVMDWMVQEQERGITITSAATTCFWRDHRINIIDTPGHVDFTIEVERSLRVLDGATAVFCAVGGVEPQSETVWRQADRYEVPRLAFVNKMDRVGADFGRVVSQIRDRLNANPLVLQLPLGVEENFRGVVDLVRMKAVVWDDEALGSTFKIEEIPADMADAAAAAREKLLEAVADLDESLMEKYLGGQALTEDEIRATVRKGTIAMKLVPVLCGTAFKNKGVQTLLDAVVDYLPSPVDIPAVKGDDPNTGKEVERTPSDDQPFTALAFKIMTDPYVGSLTFLRVYAGVLAAGSYAFNSIKGRRERIGRLLKMHANKREEIKEAYAGDICAAVGLRDTTTGDTLCDEDKPIVLERMQFPDPVISIAIEPKTKADQEKLGGALARLASEDPSFRVQTDQETGQTLISGMGELHLEIIVDRLTREFKVDANVGKPQVAYRETIRKIVENETRFIRQTGGRGQYGHVVLRLEPRKPGEGFEFSDGTKGGVIPREYIPAIEKGVKEAMESGVIAGYPVVDIKAIVTYGSYHEVDSSEMAFKIAGSMCFKEAAAKADPVILEPIMSLEVVTPEDFMGDVIGDIARRRGRIMGQEPRGNTQVITGVVPLAEMFGYATDLRSRTQGRATFTMQFSHYEPVPKGVGPEAVPPKAGSRFAEAQAG is encoded by the coding sequence ATGGCCCGCCCCGCACCCCTCGAGCGCACCCGGAACATCGGCATCATGGCCCACATCGATGCGGGCAAGACCACGACGACCGAGCGCATCCTCTACTACACCGGCATCAGCTACAAGATCGGTGAGGTCCACGAGGGCACGGCCGTCATGGACTGGATGGTGCAGGAGCAGGAGCGCGGCATCACCATCACGTCGGCGGCGACCACCTGCTTCTGGCGCGACCACCGCATCAACATCATCGACACGCCGGGCCACGTCGACTTCACGATCGAAGTCGAGCGCAGCCTGCGCGTGCTCGACGGCGCCACGGCGGTGTTCTGCGCGGTCGGCGGCGTCGAGCCGCAGTCCGAGACGGTGTGGCGGCAGGCCGATCGCTACGAGGTCCCGCGCCTCGCATTCGTCAACAAGATGGACCGCGTGGGCGCCGACTTCGGTCGCGTCGTCTCGCAGATCCGCGACCGGCTGAACGCGAACCCGCTCGTGCTCCAGCTCCCGCTCGGCGTCGAGGAGAACTTCCGCGGCGTCGTCGACCTCGTGCGCATGAAGGCCGTGGTGTGGGACGACGAGGCGCTCGGCTCGACGTTCAAGATCGAGGAGATCCCCGCCGACATGGCCGACGCGGCGGCCGCCGCGCGCGAGAAGCTCCTCGAAGCCGTCGCCGACCTCGACGAGTCGCTCATGGAGAAATACCTGGGCGGCCAGGCGCTGACCGAGGACGAGATCCGCGCGACCGTCCGCAAGGGCACGATCGCGATGAAGCTCGTGCCGGTTCTGTGCGGCACCGCGTTCAAGAACAAGGGCGTGCAGACGCTGCTCGACGCGGTCGTCGACTACCTGCCGTCGCCGGTCGACATCCCGGCCGTCAAGGGCGACGACCCGAACACGGGCAAGGAGGTGGAGCGCACCCCCTCCGACGACCAACCGTTCACGGCCCTCGCCTTCAAGATCATGACCGATCCCTACGTGGGATCGCTCACCTTCCTGCGCGTCTACGCCGGTGTCCTCGCGGCGGGGTCGTACGCGTTCAACTCCATCAAGGGACGGCGCGAGCGCATCGGCCGGCTCTTGAAGATGCACGCGAACAAGCGCGAGGAGATCAAGGAAGCGTACGCGGGCGATATCTGCGCCGCCGTCGGCCTTCGCGACACGACGACCGGCGACACGCTCTGCGACGAGGACAAGCCGATCGTCCTCGAGCGCATGCAGTTCCCCGATCCGGTCATCTCGATCGCGATCGAGCCGAAGACGAAGGCCGACCAGGAGAAGCTCGGCGGCGCGCTCGCGCGCCTGGCGAGCGAGGATCCGTCGTTCCGCGTCCAGACGGACCAGGAGACGGGGCAGACGCTCATCTCGGGGATGGGCGAGCTGCACCTCGAGATCATCGTCGATCGGCTCACGCGCGAGTTCAAGGTCGACGCCAACGTCGGCAAGCCGCAGGTCGCCTACCGCGAGACGATCCGCAAGATCGTCGAGAACGAGACGCGCTTCATCCGACAGACCGGCGGCCGCGGACAGTACGGCCACGTCGTGCTCCGCCTCGAGCCGCGCAAGCCCGGCGAGGGATTCGAGTTCAGCGACGGCACGAAGGGCGGCGTGATCCCGCGCGAGTACATCCCGGCGATCGAGAAGGGCGTGAAGGAGGCGATGGAATCGGGCGTCATCGCCGGCTACCCGGTCGTCGACATCAAGGCGATCGTCACCTACGGGTCGTATCACGAGGTCGACTCGTCGGAGATGGCGTTCAAGATCGCGGGCTCCATGTGCTTCAAGGAGGCCGCGGCGAAGGCCGACCCCGTCATCCTCGAGCCCATCATGTCGCTCGAGGTGGTGACGCCCGAGGACTTCATGGGCGACGTCATCGGCGACATCGCACGGCGCCGGGGACGGATCATGGGACAGGAGCCGCGCGGCAACACGCAGGTGATCACCGGCGTCGTGCCGCTGGCGGAGATGTTCGGCTACGCGACCGACCTGCGCTCACGGACGCAGGGACGCGCGACGTTCACGATGCAGTTCTCTCACTACGAACCGGTGCCGAAGGGCGTCGGCCCCGAGGCGGTGCCGCCGAAGGCGGGCAGCCGGTTCGCCGAGGCCCAGGCCGGTTAG
- the rplV gene encoding 50S ribosomal protein L22 has protein sequence MEARAMTRYARLTAQKARLVVDMIRGKRVEEALGILQFTPKRGAKIVAKTLKSAVANAEHGSRVDVDALYVKRAFVNEGPTAKRSLPRAHGRATPIFKRTSHITIIVDERRPGAEA, from the coding sequence ATGGAAGCCCGGGCAATGACGCGCTACGCACGCCTCACCGCGCAGAAGGCGCGCCTCGTGGTCGACATGATCCGCGGCAAGCGTGTCGAGGAGGCGCTCGGCATCCTGCAGTTCACGCCGAAGCGCGGCGCCAAGATCGTCGCCAAGACCCTCAAGTCGGCGGTCGCCAACGCCGAGCACGGCAGCCGCGTCGACGTCGACGCGCTCTACGTGAAGCGGGCGTTCGTGAACGAAGGCCCGACCGCCAAGCGCTCGCTCCCGCGCGCCCACGGACGGGCGACGCCCATCTTCAAGCGGACCAGCCACATCACCATCATCGTCGACGAGCGCCGCCCGGGCGCGGAGGCCTGA
- the tuf gene encoding elongation factor Tu: protein MAKAKFERKKPHVNVGTIGHIDHGKTTLTAAITKTQAAKGLGQFVAFDQIDKAPEERERGITIATAHVEYESAKRHYAHVDCPGHADYIKNMITGAAQMDGAILVVAATDGPMPQTREHILLARQVGVPAIVVFMNKVDMVEDKELLDLVELEVRELLSKYEFPGDEIPIIRGSALKALEGDAGELGTQAIAKLMDAVDSYIPEPKREIDKPFLMPVEDVFSISGRGTVATGRVERGKIKVGEEVEIVGIKATTKTVVTGVEMFRKLLDEGLAGDNIGCLLRGTKREEIERGQVLAKPGSITPHTKFQAEAYILTKDEGGRHTPFFNGYRPQFYFRTTDVTGVCTLPEGTEMVMPGDNVQVKVELIMPIAMDEGLRFAIREGGRTVGAGVVTKIAE from the coding sequence ATGGCGAAGGCGAAGTTCGAGCGCAAGAAGCCCCACGTCAACGTGGGGACGATCGGTCACATCGACCACGGCAAGACCACCCTCACGGCGGCGATCACGAAGACGCAGGCCGCAAAGGGCCTGGGGCAGTTCGTGGCCTTCGATCAGATCGACAAGGCGCCGGAGGAGCGCGAGCGTGGCATCACGATCGCGACCGCGCACGTCGAGTACGAATCCGCCAAGCGTCACTACGCCCACGTCGACTGCCCGGGGCACGCCGACTACATCAAGAACATGATCACGGGCGCCGCCCAGATGGACGGCGCGATCCTCGTCGTCGCCGCGACCGACGGGCCCATGCCGCAGACCCGCGAGCACATCCTGCTCGCGCGCCAGGTCGGCGTGCCGGCCATCGTCGTGTTCATGAACAAGGTCGACATGGTCGAGGACAAGGAGCTGCTCGACCTGGTCGAGCTCGAGGTCCGCGAGCTCCTCTCGAAGTACGAGTTCCCGGGCGACGAGATCCCGATCATCCGGGGCAGCGCGCTGAAGGCGCTCGAGGGCGATGCGGGTGAGCTCGGGACCCAGGCCATCGCGAAGCTGATGGACGCGGTCGACAGCTACATCCCCGAGCCGAAGCGCGAGATCGACAAGCCGTTCCTCATGCCCGTCGAGGACGTGTTCTCGATCTCCGGCCGCGGCACGGTCGCCACCGGTCGCGTCGAGCGCGGCAAGATCAAGGTCGGCGAAGAGGTCGAGATCGTCGGCATCAAGGCCACGACCAAGACCGTCGTCACCGGCGTCGAGATGTTCCGCAAACTCCTCGACGAGGGGCTCGCCGGCGACAACATCGGCTGCCTGCTCCGCGGCACCAAGCGCGAGGAGATCGAGCGTGGTCAGGTGCTCGCCAAGCCCGGCTCGATCACGCCGCACACGAAGTTCCAGGCCGAGGCCTACATCCTCACCAAGGACGAGGGCGGTCGCCACACGCCGTTCTTCAACGGCTACCGGCCGCAGTTCTACTTCCGTACGACCGACGTCACCGGCGTCTGCACGCTGCCCGAGGGCACGGAGATGGTGATGCCGGGCGACAACGTCCAGGTGAAGGTCGAGCTCATCATGCCCATCGCAATGGACGAGGGGCTGCGCTTCGCGATCCGCGAAGGCGGCCGCACCGTCGGCGCCGGCGTGGTGACGAAGATCGCAGAGTAA
- the rplB gene encoding 50S ribosomal protein L2 has translation MPVIQYRPTSAGRRFQTGYDFGEITKSTPEKSLLTPLPKSGGRSNTGRVTAYHRGGGHKRRYRQIDFKRNKDGVPAVVKGIEYDPNRSARIALLFYADGEKRYILAPVGLGVGDRVETGAQADIKPGNSLPLANIPLGSVVHNVELREGRGGQLGRAAGTAIQLMAKEGDYALLKMPSGELRKVRLACRASIGQVGNLDHENISFGKAGRVRWLGRRPTVRGIAMNPVDHPHGGGEGRSKGNHPQTPWGKPTKGYKTRHNKRTNKYIVQRRKGR, from the coding sequence ATGCCAGTCATCCAGTACCGGCCCACCTCCGCGGGACGCCGCTTCCAGACGGGCTACGACTTCGGCGAGATCACGAAGAGCACGCCCGAGAAGTCGCTGCTGACGCCGCTGCCCAAGTCGGGCGGGCGCAGCAACACGGGACGCGTCACCGCGTACCACCGGGGCGGCGGCCACAAGCGCCGCTACCGCCAGATCGACTTCAAGCGCAACAAGGACGGCGTGCCGGCGGTCGTGAAGGGCATCGAGTACGATCCCAACCGCTCCGCGCGCATCGCGCTCCTGTTCTACGCCGACGGCGAGAAGCGCTACATCCTGGCGCCGGTCGGCCTCGGCGTGGGCGACCGCGTCGAGACGGGCGCGCAGGCGGACATCAAGCCCGGCAACTCCCTGCCGCTCGCCAACATCCCGCTCGGCTCGGTCGTGCACAACGTGGAGCTGCGCGAGGGCCGCGGCGGACAGCTCGGGCGCGCGGCGGGCACCGCCATCCAGCTGATGGCGAAGGAGGGCGATTACGCGCTCCTGAAGATGCCGTCGGGTGAGCTGCGCAAGGTGCGCCTGGCGTGCCGCGCATCGATCGGCCAGGTCGGCAACCTCGACCACGAGAACATCTCCTTCGGCAAGGCGGGCCGGGTGCGGTGGCTCGGGCGACGGCCGACGGTCCGTGGCATCGCGATGAACCCGGTCGACCACCCGCACGGCGGCGGCGAAGGTCGCTCGAAGGGCAACCACCCGCAGACGCCGTGGGGCAAGCCGACCAAGGGCTACAAGACTCGCCACAACAAGCGCACGAACAAGTACATCGTTCAGCGCCGCAAGGGACGCTGA
- the rplP gene encoding 50S ribosomal protein L16 has product MLAPKKVKWRKMMKGRRRGTAWRGSSLTFGDFGLQCTDRAWLTAREIEAARVALTRAIKRGGRVWVRVFPDKPLTKKPAETRMGKGKGAPEVWVAVIKPGRILFEMEGVEREAAKAALKLAAAKLSVPTQIRERHAQVAGA; this is encoded by the coding sequence ATGCTCGCTCCGAAGAAGGTCAAGTGGCGCAAGATGATGAAGGGGCGTCGTCGCGGGACGGCGTGGCGGGGCAGCTCGCTCACGTTCGGCGACTTCGGGCTCCAGTGCACCGACCGCGCGTGGCTGACGGCGCGCGAGATCGAGGCCGCACGCGTCGCGCTCACGCGCGCCATCAAGCGCGGCGGTCGCGTCTGGGTGCGCGTGTTCCCCGACAAGCCGCTCACGAAGAAGCCGGCCGAGACCCGCATGGGCAAGGGCAAGGGCGCGCCCGAGGTGTGGGTGGCCGTCATCAAGCCGGGCCGCATCCTGTTCGAGATGGAAGGCGTCGAGCGCGAGGCCGCCAAGGCCGCGCTCAAGCTCGCCGCCGCGAAGCTGTCCGTGCCCACGCAGATCCGCGAGCGGCACGCCCAGGTGGCCGGCGCATGA
- the rplC gene encoding 50S ribosomal protein L3 has protein sequence MATAVTGLIGRKLGMTQVYTATGVLVPVTVIEAGPCTVVAMRNAERNGYAAAQLGFDTLDAKKLSKPRAGQFKKAGTAGFRTLREFRLGEGDVPAVGAAVSVADVFTPGERILVTGVSKGRGTAGVIKRHHFSGFPATHGTHEYFRHGGSIGNRSFPGRVMAGRRMAGRMGAERVTTSNIEVVAIRPDENLLLVRGTVPGARNATVLVRRGKARAGATEARS, from the coding sequence ATGGCCACCGCCGTCACAGGGCTCATCGGCCGCAAGCTCGGCATGACCCAGGTCTACACGGCCACGGGCGTGCTCGTGCCGGTCACCGTGATCGAGGCCGGTCCGTGCACCGTCGTCGCCATGCGCAACGCCGAGCGCAACGGCTACGCCGCCGCCCAGCTCGGGTTCGACACCCTCGACGCAAAGAAGCTCTCGAAGCCCCGCGCGGGACAGTTCAAGAAGGCGGGCACCGCCGGCTTCCGCACGCTGCGCGAGTTCCGGCTCGGCGAGGGCGACGTCCCGGCGGTCGGCGCCGCGGTGAGCGTCGCGGACGTGTTCACGCCCGGCGAGCGCATCCTGGTCACCGGTGTCTCCAAGGGCCGCGGCACGGCCGGCGTCATCAAGCGCCACCACTTCAGCGGCTTTCCCGCCACGCACGGCACGCACGAGTACTTCCGGCACGGCGGCTCGATCGGCAACCGCTCCTTCCCCGGTCGGGTGATGGCGGGCAGGCGCATGGCCGGTCGCATGGGCGCCGAGCGAGTGACCACGAGCAACATCGAGGTCGTCGCGATCCGTCCCGACGAGAACCTGCTGCTCGTGCGCGGCACGGTGCCCGGCGCCCGCAACGCGACGGTCCTCGTCCGGCGCGGCAAGGCCCGTGCGGGCGCGACGGAGGCGCGGTCGTGA
- the rplD gene encoding 50S ribosomal protein L4 translates to MSIETSVIVPVVSQTRKPAGEISVPAAVLTGPVRESLLHEMVKSQLASRRAGTHATKTRHFVSGGGKKPWKQKGTGRARAGSIRSPLWAGGAVIFGPQPRSYAYQMPKSARRAALRSALAARHAEGKLVVVDALTLPEPKTKKMLECLAGLGVEGSALVVLAQNDDAVMRASRNLPHVKAILVGGLNVYDVLKHATLVVTRDALEQLAARLMEAA, encoded by the coding sequence GTGAGCATCGAGACATCGGTCATCGTCCCGGTCGTGTCGCAGACCCGGAAGCCCGCGGGCGAGATCAGCGTGCCGGCAGCCGTCCTCACGGGTCCGGTGCGCGAGAGCCTCCTCCACGAGATGGTGAAGAGCCAGCTCGCGTCGCGTCGCGCCGGAACCCACGCCACGAAGACCCGTCACTTCGTCTCGGGCGGCGGCAAGAAGCCGTGGAAGCAGAAGGGCACCGGGCGCGCCCGCGCCGGCAGCATCCGCTCGCCGCTGTGGGCCGGCGGCGCGGTCATCTTCGGACCGCAGCCGCGCAGCTACGCCTACCAGATGCCGAAGTCGGCGCGCCGCGCGGCCCTCCGCTCGGCGCTCGCCGCGCGGCACGCCGAGGGCAAGCTCGTGGTCGTCGACGCGCTCACGCTCCCCGAGCCGAAGACCAAGAAGATGCTCGAGTGCCTCGCCGGTCTCGGCGTCGAGGGCAGCGCGCTCGTCGTGCTCGCCCAGAACGACGACGCGGTGATGCGCGCCTCCCGGAACCTGCCGCACGTGAAGGCGATCCTCGTGGGCGGCCTCAACGTCTACGACGTGCTGAAGCACGCGACGCTGGTCGTCACGCGCGACGCGCTCGAGCAGCTCGCCGCCCGACTCATGGAGGCCGCGTGA